The following are from one region of the Passer domesticus isolate bPasDom1 chromosome 13, bPasDom1.hap1, whole genome shotgun sequence genome:
- the TLX3 gene encoding T-cell leukemia homeobox protein 3 yields the protein MDPPRMDPPGPAQGQHQHEPISFGIDQILNSPEQDSAPPPPPRGPDGATFLGGPGGRGGAPYPALPAPFPAIAAPFEDSGSYSVNLSLAPAGVIRVPAHRPIPGAVPPPISSAIPAMPAVPSLGSLNFPWMESSRRFVKDRFTAAAALTPFTVTRRIGHPYQNRTPPKRKKPRTSFSRVQICELEKRFHRQKYLASAERAALAKSLKMTDAQVKTWFQNRRTKWRRQTAEEREAERQQASRLMLQLQHDAFQKSLNESIQPDPLCLHNSSLFALQNLQPWEEESAKIPPVTSLV from the exons ATGGACCCGCCGAGGATGGACCCGCCGGGGCCGGCGCAGGGCCAGCACCAGCACGAGCCCATCAGCTTCGGCATCGACCAGATCCTCAACAGCCCCGAGCAGGACAGCgctcccccgccgcccccccggGGCCCCGACGGCGCGACCTTCctgggcggccccggcggccgcggcggtGCGCCCTACCCGGCCCTGCCGGCCCCCTTCCCGGCCATCGCCGCGCCCTTCGAGGACTCGGGATCGTACAGTGTGAACCTCAGCCTGGCCCCGGCCGGCGTGATCCGGGTGCCGGCGCACAGGCCCATCCCCGGGGCCGTGCCGCCGCCCATCTCCAGCGCCATCCCGGCCATGCCTGccgtgcccagcctgggcagcctcaACTTCCCCtggatggagagcagcaggcGCTTCGTCAAGGACAGGTTCACAG cggcggcggcacTGACGCCCTTCACGGTGACACGGCGGATCGGACATCCCTACCAGAACCGGACTCCGCCGAAGCGCAAGAAACCGCGAACATCCTTCTCCCGGGTGCAGATCTGCGAGCTGGAGAAGCGCTTCCATCGGCAGAAGTATCTGGCCTCGGCCGAGCGCGCTGCCCTCGCCAAGTCCCTCAAGATGACGGACGCCCAGGTGAAGACCTGGTTCCAGAACCGGCGCACCAAGTGGCG GCGGCAGACGGCGGAGGAGCGGGAGGCCGAGCGGCAGCAGGCGAGCCggctgatgctgcagctgcagcacgaCGCCTTCCAGAAGTCGCTGAACGAGTCGATCCAGCCCGACCCGCTGTGCCTGCACAACTCGTCGCTGTTCGCGCTGCAGaacctgcagccctgggaggagGAGAGCGCCAAGATCCCCCCGGTCACCTCCCTCGTCTGA